In Nonomuraea sp. NBC_00507, the following are encoded in one genomic region:
- a CDS encoding dihydrodipicolinate synthase family protein produces MEHRSKPWHGVMVATALPLRDDLSVDFDGYAAHCRWLVDNGCDGVVPNGSLGEYQTLTPQERARVIETAVEAVGGPNVMAGAGAYGAAESRRWAEQAAEAGCGSVLLLPPNAYRADERAVLAHYREVAKAGVPIVAYNNPYDTKVDLTPALLAKLHEEGLIVAIKEFSGDPRRAYEIAEMAPELDVLIGSDDVLLELAVAGAVGWIAGYPNALPASNVALYRAAVAGDLATALPLYRKLHPLLRWDSKTEFVQAIKLSMDLAGRYGGPCRQPRQPLTDEQAAVVRAATEKVLAEGLR; encoded by the coding sequence ATGGAACATCGCAGCAAGCCATGGCACGGCGTCATGGTCGCCACCGCGCTGCCCCTGCGTGACGACCTGTCCGTCGACTTCGACGGTTACGCCGCGCACTGCCGCTGGCTGGTCGACAACGGCTGCGACGGCGTCGTGCCCAACGGCTCGCTCGGCGAATACCAGACGCTCACCCCGCAGGAGCGCGCCCGCGTGATCGAGACGGCGGTCGAGGCCGTCGGGGGCCCGAACGTGATGGCCGGGGCCGGCGCGTACGGCGCCGCCGAATCGCGCCGCTGGGCCGAGCAGGCGGCCGAGGCGGGCTGCGGCTCGGTCCTGCTGCTGCCGCCCAACGCCTATCGGGCCGACGAGCGGGCGGTCCTCGCGCACTACCGCGAGGTCGCCAAGGCCGGGGTGCCGATCGTGGCCTACAACAACCCGTACGACACCAAGGTGGACCTGACCCCCGCGCTGCTGGCCAAGCTGCACGAGGAGGGCCTGATCGTGGCCATCAAGGAGTTCAGCGGGGACCCGCGGCGCGCGTACGAGATCGCCGAGATGGCGCCCGAGCTGGACGTGCTGATCGGCTCCGACGACGTGCTGCTGGAGCTGGCCGTGGCCGGGGCGGTCGGCTGGATCGCCGGTTACCCCAACGCCCTGCCCGCCTCCAACGTGGCGCTCTACCGCGCCGCCGTGGCCGGTGACCTCGCCACCGCGCTGCCTCTTTACAGGAAGCTGCACCCTCTGCTGCGCTGGGACTCCAAGACGGAGTTCGTCCAGGCCATCAAGCTGTCCATGGACCTCGCCGGCCGGTACGGTGGCCCGTGCCGGCAGCCCAGGCAGCCGCTCACCGACGAGCAGGCCGCCGTCGTGCGGGCCGCGACCGAGAAGGTCTTGGCGGAAGGGCTGAGATGA
- a CDS encoding proline racemase family protein: MRTKRVFHAVDSHTEGMPTRVITGGVGVIPGATMAERRIYFRDNLDHIRTLLMTEPRGHAAMSGAILQPPTRPDADFGVLFIEVSGLLPMCGHGTIGVATVLVETGMVEVVEPVTTVRLEVPAGLVVVDVAVEDGMAMSVTLRNVPSYSDRLDAVVTVPGFGEIRYDLAYGGNFYAIVDLDSYGLPFDRKAKNEIIAAGLATMEAINAADQPVHREDDRIRGCHHVYFAAPGSDAHHSRHAMAIHPGWFDRSPCGTGTSARMAQLHARGELPLGRDFVNESFIGTRFIGRLLEETTVGGAPAVVPSITGRAWITGTAQYFLDPRDPFPAGFEL; the protein is encoded by the coding sequence ATGAGGACCAAGCGGGTTTTCCACGCCGTCGACTCCCACACCGAGGGCATGCCCACCCGCGTGATCACCGGTGGGGTGGGCGTGATCCCCGGCGCCACCATGGCCGAGCGGCGGATCTACTTCCGCGACAACCTCGACCACATCCGCACCCTGCTGATGACCGAGCCGCGCGGCCACGCGGCCATGAGCGGCGCCATCCTGCAGCCGCCCACCCGGCCGGACGCCGACTTCGGCGTGCTGTTCATCGAGGTGTCGGGGCTGCTGCCGATGTGCGGGCACGGCACGATCGGCGTGGCCACCGTGCTCGTCGAGACCGGCATGGTCGAGGTCGTCGAGCCGGTCACCACCGTGCGCCTGGAGGTGCCGGCGGGGCTGGTCGTGGTGGACGTGGCCGTCGAGGACGGCATGGCCATGTCGGTGACGCTGCGCAACGTGCCCTCCTACAGCGACCGGCTGGACGCCGTCGTCACCGTGCCCGGGTTCGGGGAGATCCGCTACGACCTCGCCTACGGCGGCAACTTCTACGCCATCGTCGACCTCGACTCCTACGGCCTGCCCTTCGACCGCAAGGCCAAGAACGAGATCATCGCGGCCGGTCTGGCCACCATGGAGGCGATCAACGCCGCCGACCAGCCCGTGCACCGCGAGGACGACCGCATCCGCGGCTGCCATCACGTCTACTTCGCCGCCCCCGGCTCCGACGCCCACCACTCGCGGCACGCCATGGCCATCCACCCCGGCTGGTTCGACCGCTCGCCGTGCGGCACCGGCACCAGCGCCCGCATGGCCCAGCTGCACGCCCGCGGAGAGCTGCCGCTCGGCCGGGACTTCGTCAACGAGTCGTTCATCGGCACCCGCTTCATCGGCCGCCTCCTGGAGGAGACCACCGTGGGCGGCGCGCCGGCCGTCGTGCCGTCGATCACCGGCCGCGCGTGGATCACCGGCACCGCCCAATACTTCCTGGACCCGCGCGACCCGTTCCCCGCGGGGTTCGAACTATGA
- a CDS encoding COX15/CtaA family protein encodes MKLPTDHSNPLVRHLFSFWVPTTRSMRGWAMASVVVNAGITVTGAGVRVTGSGLGCPTWPRCTPDSFIPVAHPEVSMLNMLVEFGNRLLTFLVLAVGAACVIAAWRMVPRRRSLVRLALLQPVGVLAQALWGGLVVNTMLNPFTVGMHFLISSGLIAACWMLYARAGEGDGTARRVTHRDVRRLGYVLVGAVFVLLVAGVVVSGTGPHSGDVMASRFDLDIEAVARLHADLAYVVVGLTFALLFALHVGDSTRPARRAALALFVVELLQGVIGYTQYFLAVPAALVLLHVLGSTLVWIAALRVVTSLRTRDPVPAPHSPIEAPATV; translated from the coding sequence GTGAAGCTACCCACGGATCACTCCAACCCTCTCGTGCGCCACCTGTTCTCCTTCTGGGTGCCGACCACGCGGTCGATGCGGGGCTGGGCGATGGCATCCGTGGTCGTCAACGCGGGCATCACGGTGACCGGCGCGGGCGTGCGCGTCACCGGCTCCGGGCTCGGCTGCCCGACCTGGCCGAGGTGCACCCCGGACAGCTTCATCCCGGTCGCGCACCCTGAGGTGTCGATGCTCAACATGCTGGTCGAGTTCGGCAACCGGCTGCTGACCTTCCTGGTGCTGGCCGTGGGGGCCGCGTGTGTCATCGCGGCCTGGCGGATGGTGCCCCGCCGGCGGTCCCTGGTGCGGCTGGCGCTGCTCCAGCCGGTCGGCGTCCTGGCCCAGGCCCTGTGGGGCGGGCTGGTGGTCAACACGATGCTCAACCCGTTCACGGTCGGCATGCACTTCCTCATCTCCAGCGGCCTGATCGCGGCCTGCTGGATGTTGTACGCCCGCGCGGGCGAGGGCGACGGCACGGCACGGCGAGTGACCCACCGGGATGTCCGCAGGCTGGGCTACGTGCTGGTGGGCGCCGTCTTCGTGCTGCTGGTGGCCGGCGTGGTGGTGAGCGGCACGGGCCCGCACTCGGGCGATGTGATGGCCTCGCGCTTCGACCTCGACATCGAGGCCGTGGCCCGGCTGCACGCCGACCTCGCCTACGTCGTCGTCGGGCTGACGTTCGCGTTGCTGTTCGCCCTGCACGTGGGCGACTCCACGCGGCCGGCCCGGCGGGCCGCGCTGGCGCTGTTCGTGGTGGAGCTGCTGCAGGGCGTGATCGGCTACACCCAATACTTCCTGGCCGTGCCCGCCGCCCTGGTCCTCCTGCACGTGCTCGGCTCGACCCTGGTCTGGATCGCCGCCCTCAGGGTGGTGACCTCGCTGCGCACCCGCGACCCGGTGCCCGCGCCCCACTCCCCCATCGAAGCGCCCGCCACCGTCTGA
- a CDS encoding PrsW family intramembrane metalloprotease, with translation MASRDPRWVLKDRPSLALIIGLVLTGICALVSFSFDVLNGEPVQFFIALTLALAPVPMLLAAVLALDRMEPEPRSNLTFAFAWGAGIAVLVAGVVNSLNLHYIMDTVKLSEASARNIAATFGAPVVEETMKGLVLLGLLRFRRAELDGPTDGVIYASMVGLGFAMSENVSYYLAALNSESGVKGLAVTVVLRGILSPLAHPLFSSMIGVGVAYAAQRSGSERVFYILAGWSGAMVLHGLWNGLASYGGFPGLVVAYLTLLVVLVVLIGVVFRDRRRIVALIQRYLPPYEPTKLVNGADVYMLSTFSRRRQARQWAKAHGGKRGLRAMRDYQLAATELGLLHERAARHMVDEQTFHEEQRALLECMSTARADFPVPSVHAGSVARGTPPPGYAPGAPG, from the coding sequence ATGGCGTCCCGTGATCCACGCTGGGTGTTGAAGGACCGCCCCTCATTGGCGTTGATCATCGGGCTGGTCCTCACCGGCATCTGCGCTCTGGTCTCCTTCTCGTTCGACGTGCTCAACGGCGAGCCGGTGCAGTTTTTCATCGCGCTCACGCTGGCGCTGGCGCCGGTGCCGATGCTGCTGGCCGCGGTGCTGGCACTGGACAGGATGGAGCCGGAGCCGCGCAGCAACCTGACCTTCGCCTTCGCGTGGGGCGCGGGCATCGCGGTGCTGGTCGCGGGTGTGGTCAACTCGCTCAACCTGCACTACATCATGGACACCGTCAAGCTGTCGGAGGCAAGCGCCCGCAACATCGCGGCCACGTTCGGCGCTCCCGTCGTCGAGGAGACGATGAAGGGCCTGGTGCTGCTGGGGCTGCTCAGGTTCCGCAGGGCTGAGCTCGACGGGCCCACCGACGGCGTCATCTACGCCAGCATGGTCGGCCTCGGCTTCGCCATGAGCGAGAACGTCAGCTACTACCTCGCCGCGCTCAACTCCGAGTCCGGCGTCAAGGGACTGGCGGTCACCGTGGTGCTGCGCGGCATCCTGTCACCGCTGGCGCATCCGTTGTTCAGCTCGATGATCGGGGTCGGCGTGGCCTACGCCGCCCAGCGCAGCGGCTCCGAGCGGGTGTTCTATATCCTCGCCGGCTGGTCGGGTGCGATGGTCCTGCACGGCCTGTGGAACGGCCTGGCCTCCTACGGCGGCTTTCCCGGGCTCGTGGTGGCCTATCTGACGCTGCTGGTGGTGCTCGTCGTGCTCATCGGCGTGGTGTTCAGGGACCGGCGCCGGATCGTGGCGCTCATCCAGCGCTATCTGCCGCCGTACGAGCCGACCAAGCTCGTCAACGGGGCCGACGTCTACATGTTGTCGACGTTCTCCCGGCGCCGTCAGGCCAGGCAGTGGGCCAAAGCGCACGGCGGCAAGCGCGGGCTGCGCGCGATGCGCGACTACCAGCTCGCCGCCACCGAGCTGGGGCTGCTGCACGAGCGGGCGGCCCGTCACATGGTCGACGAGCAGACCTTCCATGAAGAGCAGCGGGCGCTGCTGGAGTGCATGAGCACGGCCAGGGCGGACTTCCCTGTGCCGTCGGTGCACGCCGGGTCCGTCGCGAGGGGCACGCCGCCGCCCGGCTACGCCCCCGGCGCCCCGGGCTGA
- a CDS encoding heme o synthase: MTVLTNRQATAPSPQVEAPRTIGTIVKAYIALTKPRIIELLLITTLPVMFLAAGGLPPLWTSISVMVFGTLSAGSANALNCYVDRDIDQKMRRTRRRPLARHQVSPRGALIFGIVLGVLSLVGLWVTTNWLAALLSTAAILFYVLVYSMILKRRTAQNIVWGGIAGCMPVMIGWAGITERLDWAPLVLFGVVFFWTPPHTWTLAMRYKEDYAAAKVPMLPVVATERRVILESIGYTWATVLCSLLLWPVAGTTLFYPVVAAVLGVMCLWEVHRLLARLNAGKTGVELRPMRFFHWSNAYLALLFLAVAIDPLLA; the protein is encoded by the coding sequence TTGACGGTGCTGACCAACAGGCAGGCGACGGCGCCATCTCCGCAGGTGGAGGCGCCGCGCACGATCGGCACGATCGTGAAGGCCTACATCGCGCTCACCAAGCCGCGGATCATCGAGCTGCTGCTGATCACCACGCTGCCGGTGATGTTCCTCGCGGCGGGCGGCCTGCCGCCGCTGTGGACGTCCATCTCGGTCATGGTGTTCGGCACCCTGTCGGCGGGCAGCGCCAACGCGCTCAACTGCTATGTGGACCGCGACATCGACCAGAAGATGCGCCGCACCCGCCGCCGGCCGCTGGCCAGGCACCAGGTGTCGCCGCGCGGCGCGCTGATCTTCGGGATCGTGCTCGGCGTGCTGTCCCTGGTCGGGCTGTGGGTCACCACCAACTGGCTGGCGGCGCTGCTGTCCACCGCGGCGATCCTGTTCTACGTGCTGGTCTACTCGATGATCCTCAAGCGCCGCACGGCCCAGAACATCGTGTGGGGCGGCATCGCGGGCTGCATGCCGGTGATGATCGGCTGGGCGGGCATCACCGAGCGGCTGGACTGGGCGCCGCTGGTGCTGTTCGGGGTGGTGTTCTTCTGGACGCCGCCGCACACCTGGACGCTGGCCATGCGCTACAAGGAGGACTACGCGGCGGCCAAGGTGCCGATGTTGCCGGTCGTGGCCACCGAGCGGCGGGTCATCCTGGAGTCCATCGGCTACACGTGGGCGACCGTGCTGTGCTCGCTGCTGCTCTGGCCGGTGGCGGGGACCACGTTGTTCTACCCGGTCGTGGCGGCCGTGCTGGGCGTGATGTGCCTGTGGGAGGTGCACCGCCTGCTGGCCCGGCTCAACGCCGGCAAGACCGGCGTCGAGCTGCGGCCCATGCGCTTCTTCCACTGGTCCAATGCCTACCTGGCGCTGCTCTTCCTCGCCGTCGCGATCGACCCGCTGCTGGCATGA
- a CDS encoding ornithine cyclodeaminase family protein codes for MTDALPYLDASTLERLLPVGRAVRILEDALRAGLDPEATPQRPVVDVPAGQLLLMPAAAGRYVGVKAVTIAPGNPGRGLPRIQGTYLLLDGDTLAPLAAMDGIAITSLRTPAVSALAVRHLAEARGGKLVVFGSGPQAWGHVLAFREVRSITEVTVIGRDLARAEALATRCRTLGLPARALASGPAGPASAPVGSAPTARNHAPAGSADAPSSAGAPNAPVASPSLPTAPTGQAPDRATGEASDAPVGRRPAVAAGASAHGPVASRGAPDPVTGGRERGADHMSGAAGAHDDVVAEAVAEADLIACCTTAREPLFPGKLARDGVTVVAVGSHEPGARELDGDLIARATVVVEARAAALEEAGDVIIPIRHGTITSGHLAGNLAELIAGQVIAGPGPRVFKSTGMAWEDLVIAAAAYEAWI; via the coding sequence ATGACCGACGCTCTGCCGTACCTCGACGCCTCCACCCTGGAGCGGCTGCTGCCCGTGGGGCGGGCCGTGCGGATCCTCGAGGACGCGCTGCGGGCCGGGCTCGACCCGGAGGCCACGCCGCAGCGGCCCGTCGTGGACGTGCCGGCCGGGCAGCTCCTCCTCATGCCCGCTGCCGCCGGGCGGTACGTGGGGGTGAAGGCCGTCACCATCGCGCCCGGCAACCCCGGGCGGGGGCTGCCCCGGATCCAGGGGACGTATCTGCTGCTGGACGGCGACACGCTCGCGCCGCTGGCCGCCATGGACGGGATCGCCATCACCTCCCTGCGCACCCCGGCCGTCTCCGCCCTTGCCGTCCGCCACCTGGCCGAGGCGCGTGGCGGGAAGCTGGTGGTGTTCGGGAGCGGGCCCCAGGCCTGGGGCCACGTGCTGGCCTTCCGCGAGGTCCGGTCCATCACCGAGGTGACGGTCATCGGTCGCGACCTGGCCCGCGCCGAGGCCCTGGCCACCCGCTGCCGCACCCTCGGCCTCCCCGCCCGCGCCCTCGCCTCCGGCCCAGCCGGTCCGGCGTCTGCGCCTGTCGGCTCCGCCCCCACAGCCCGCAACCATGCACCTGCCGGCTCGGCCGATGCACCCTCCAGCGCCGGTGCGCCCAACGCACCCGTCGCCTCACCGAGCCTGCCGACCGCGCCGACCGGACAGGCGCCGGACAGGGCGACGGGGGAGGCGTCGGACGCACCGGTTGGGCGACGTCCCGCAGTCGCGGCCGGTGCGTCCGCTCATGGGCCGGTCGCCTCGCGGGGGGCGCCGGATCCGGTGACCGGAGGGCGGGAGCGCGGCGCTGACCACATGTCAGGTGCCGCCGGAGCGCACGACGACGTCGTGGCGGAGGCGGTGGCCGAAGCCGATCTCATCGCGTGCTGCACGACCGCCAGAGAGCCCCTGTTCCCCGGTAAGCTCGCCCGCGACGGCGTCACCGTCGTCGCCGTGGGCTCCCACGAGCCCGGCGCCCGTGAGCTCGACGGCGACCTCATCGCCCGCGCCACCGTGGTCGTCGAGGCCAGGGCGGCCGCCCTGGAGGAGGCCGGGGATGTGATCATCCCGATCCGCCACGGTACGATCACCTCTGGTCATCTCGCCGGAAACCTCGCCGAGCTGATCGCCGGACAAGTGATCGCCGGTCCGGGGCCACGCGTGTTCAAGAGCACGGGCATGGCGTGGGAAGACCTGGTGATCGCGGCCGCCGCGTATGAGGCGTGGATTTAG
- a CDS encoding proline racemase family protein, with the protein MTITTVDYHTGGEPFRIVTGGVAEIPGTDVLSRRAAAMEGFDDVRRLLCHEPRGHADMYGCFLVPPNDPGARFGALFWHKDGFSTACGHGTIALGAYAVQEGLVEADPDGDTDVVIDVPSGRVTARVRSSGSRVKGVTFVSVPSYVMARDVAAGGVKVDVAWGGAIYASVPAGALGVSVEPRHLTALIEHARRIKADLAGHPASRHPSDERLSGVYGVIFYDELPDVDGMTHQRNVTVFADGEVDRSPCGSGTAARLALLHDSGLRGTLVHSSIVGSVFRARVAGVAGEGVVPEIEGMAYRTGRHSFELDPEDPMGTGFTLR; encoded by the coding sequence ATGACGATCACCACCGTCGACTACCACACCGGTGGCGAGCCGTTCAGGATCGTCACCGGGGGCGTGGCCGAGATTCCCGGCACCGACGTGCTGTCCCGCCGCGCCGCTGCCATGGAGGGCTTCGACGACGTGCGGCGGCTGCTGTGTCACGAGCCGCGCGGCCACGCCGACATGTACGGCTGCTTCCTCGTCCCGCCGAACGATCCCGGCGCCCGCTTCGGCGCGCTCTTCTGGCACAAGGACGGCTTCTCCACCGCGTGCGGGCACGGCACGATCGCGCTGGGGGCGTACGCGGTGCAGGAGGGCCTCGTCGAGGCCGACCCCGACGGCGACACGGACGTGGTGATCGACGTGCCGTCCGGACGGGTCACGGCCCGGGTGCGCAGCTCCGGCAGCCGGGTGAAGGGGGTCACGTTCGTCAGCGTGCCGTCGTACGTGATGGCGCGTGACGTGGCCGCCGGCGGGGTGAAGGTGGACGTGGCGTGGGGCGGCGCCATCTACGCGTCCGTCCCGGCCGGGGCGCTGGGGGTGTCGGTGGAGCCCCGGCACCTGACGGCGCTGATCGAGCACGCCCGGCGCATCAAGGCCGACCTGGCCGGCCACCCGGCGTCCCGGCATCCTTCCGACGAGCGGCTGTCCGGCGTCTACGGCGTGATCTTCTACGACGAGCTGCCGGACGTGGACGGCATGACGCATCAGCGGAACGTGACGGTGTTCGCCGACGGGGAGGTCGACCGCTCGCCCTGCGGGTCCGGCACGGCGGCCCGGCTGGCGCTGCTGCACGACTCCGGGCTGCGCGGGACGCTGGTCCACAGCAGTATCGTCGGCAGCGTCTTCCGGGCTCGCGTGGCCGGCGTGGCCGGCGAGGGTGTCGTGCCGGAGATCGAGGGGATGGCGTACCGGACCGGGCGGCATTCGTTCGAGCTGGATCCGGAGGATCCGATGGGAACGGGGTTCACGCTGCGATGA
- a CDS encoding NAD(P)/FAD-dependent oxidoreductase, with translation MSDVIVVGAGVVGAACAYYAARAGLDVTVIDRGPVAGGTTGSGEGNVLVSDKEPGPELELAVLSNRLWRTLAEHGGFEFEAKGGLVVAETPEIRRQLEDLAAKQDVDHAVVASDALRDYEPHLAQGLAGGVYYPQDAQVQPMLAAATLLKQGADTFGRARLRLRLGVGVTGFIRSGERVTGVRTTHGDVLGDAVINAAGTWGGEVAALAGVRLQVLPRRGFILVTEPLPEPLIRHKVYTAAYVTNVASDSAGLETSAVVEGTVAGTVLIGASRERVGFDRTTSVPVLARLAAQAVALFPVLRGVRVIRSYCGFRPYCPDHLPVIGADPRVPGLYHACGHEGAGIGLAPATGHLLAQVLTGARPDLDLRPFRPDRFPEEAS, from the coding sequence ATGTCCGACGTCATCGTCGTCGGCGCCGGTGTCGTGGGGGCGGCGTGCGCCTACTACGCCGCGCGAGCGGGACTCGACGTGACCGTGATCGACCGTGGGCCCGTCGCCGGCGGCACCACCGGCTCGGGCGAAGGCAACGTGCTGGTGTCGGACAAGGAACCCGGGCCGGAGCTGGAGCTGGCGGTGCTGTCCAACCGGCTCTGGCGCACACTGGCGGAGCACGGCGGGTTCGAGTTCGAGGCCAAGGGTGGGCTGGTCGTCGCCGAGACTCCCGAGATCCGGCGGCAGCTCGAGGACCTCGCCGCCAAGCAGGACGTCGACCACGCCGTCGTGGCGAGCGACGCGCTGCGTGACTACGAGCCGCACCTCGCGCAGGGGCTGGCCGGCGGCGTCTACTACCCGCAGGACGCCCAGGTCCAGCCCATGCTGGCCGCCGCCACCCTGCTCAAGCAGGGCGCCGACACGTTTGGGCGCGCCAGGCTTCGCCTGCGGCTCGGGGTCGGGGTGACCGGGTTCATCCGCTCGGGGGAGCGGGTGACCGGCGTGCGGACGACGCACGGCGACGTGCTCGGCGACGCGGTGATCAACGCGGCCGGCACGTGGGGCGGCGAGGTGGCCGCGTTGGCGGGGGTGCGGCTGCAGGTTCTGCCCAGGCGCGGGTTCATCCTGGTCACGGAGCCGTTGCCGGAGCCGCTGATCAGGCACAAGGTCTACACCGCCGCCTATGTCACCAACGTGGCCAGCGACTCGGCAGGGCTGGAGACGTCGGCCGTGGTCGAGGGGACGGTGGCGGGGACGGTGCTGATCGGGGCGAGCAGGGAGCGGGTCGGGTTCGACCGGACGACGTCCGTGCCGGTGCTCGCCCGGCTGGCGGCGCAGGCGGTCGCGCTCTTCCCGGTGCTGCGGGGCGTGCGGGTCATCAGGTCCTACTGCGGTTTCCGGCCGTACTGCCCCGACCACCTGCCTGTCATCGGCGCCGATCCGCGCGTGCCCGGGCTCTACCACGCGTGCGGGCACGAGGGCGCCGGCATCGGGCTCGCCCCGGCCACCGGTCACCTGCTCGCCCAGGTTCTCACCGGCGCCCGGCCCGACCTGGACCTGCGCCCTTTCCGCCCGGACCGCTTCCCCGAGGAGGCTTCTTGA
- a CDS encoding FAD/NAD(P)-dependent oxidoreductase: MTYGSAGGRAGDRGTYDLVVVGGGPAGVAGALTAALAGLRVALLDSSARLGGQYFRHTVVPGRAPGLDRFLRQARALSDRAEVLSRHQVWSVAREPDGDLLVHAGSPDGRSVAVRGRRLLIATGAYDRPLPFPGWDLPGVLTAGGAQALLKGNGVVAGRRIVVSGTGPFLLPVATGLAAAGAKVLGVFEAGGALGLARHPLLALGKAAEAAGYALSLARHRVPYLTRHAVVAAHGEREVEAVTVARLDPRWNVLDTRIVECDTVATGYGFVPQIDLGVQLGCGTRRDVDGSPVLEADSAQRTTVPGVWAAGEPTGVGGWRLAELEGRIAGRSIVAHTRRRPPGAAGVELMAGEVAGALSRRRDRWRAFGAALQQAYPVRAGWQGWLRDDTLVCRCEEVPLARVREAQELGATDARSIKLLARPGMGWCQGRICGYAVACLAGEPQQPPRRPIAQPITLGALSEAAGPGDDLATSRAGDPGEPATSRADKPDDPLAH; the protein is encoded by the coding sequence ATGACGTACGGCTCAGCCGGCGGGCGGGCGGGCGACCGCGGGACGTACGACCTGGTGGTCGTCGGCGGCGGGCCCGCCGGGGTGGCGGGCGCGCTCACGGCGGCGCTGGCCGGACTGCGGGTGGCGCTCCTGGATTCCTCGGCGCGGCTCGGCGGCCAGTACTTCCGGCACACCGTCGTGCCCGGCCGGGCGCCGGGGCTGGACCGGTTCCTGCGGCAGGCGCGCGCCCTGAGCGACCGGGCCGAGGTGCTGTCGCGGCACCAGGTGTGGAGCGTGGCCCGCGAGCCGGACGGCGACCTGCTCGTGCACGCCGGCTCCCCGGACGGGCGTTCGGTCGCCGTGCGGGGGCGGCGGCTGCTGATCGCCACCGGCGCGTACGACCGGCCGCTGCCGTTCCCCGGCTGGGACCTGCCCGGCGTGCTCACGGCCGGAGGCGCGCAGGCGCTGCTCAAGGGCAACGGCGTGGTGGCAGGCAGGCGGATCGTCGTCTCGGGCACCGGGCCGTTCCTGCTGCCCGTGGCGACCGGGCTGGCCGCGGCAGGGGCGAAGGTGCTCGGCGTGTTCGAGGCGGGCGGGGCGCTCGGGCTGGCCAGGCATCCGCTGCTCGCCCTCGGCAAGGCCGCGGAGGCTGCCGGGTACGCGCTGAGCCTCGCCCGGCACCGGGTGCCGTACCTGACGCGCCACGCGGTCGTCGCCGCCCACGGGGAGCGCGAGGTGGAGGCCGTCACCGTGGCCCGCCTCGACCCGCGGTGGAACGTTCTCGACACCCGGATCGTCGAGTGCGACACCGTGGCGACGGGATACGGCTTCGTGCCCCAGATCGACCTGGGCGTGCAACTCGGCTGCGGGACCCGGCGCGACGTGGACGGCAGCCCCGTCCTGGAGGCCGACTCCGCCCAGCGCACCACCGTGCCCGGGGTGTGGGCGGCAGGCGAGCCCACCGGTGTGGGGGGATGGCGGCTGGCCGAGCTCGAGGGCCGCATCGCGGGCCGGTCCATCGTCGCGCACACCCGCCGCCGCCCGCCCGGAGCGGCGGGGGTCGAGTTGATGGCCGGCGAGGTCGCCGGGGCGCTGTCGCGGCGGCGGGATCGGTGGCGGGCCTTCGGCGCGGCGTTGCAGCAGGCGTACCCGGTCCGGGCGGGCTGGCAGGGGTGGCTGCGGGACGACACGCTGGTGTGCCGGTGCGAGGAGGTGCCGCTGGCGCGCGTCCGCGAGGCGCAGGAGCTCGGCGCCACCGACGCGCGCTCGATCAAGCTGCTGGCCCGGCCCGGGATGGGCTGGTGTCAGGGCCGCATCTGCGGGTACGCCGTCGCCTGCCTGGCCGGCGAGCCGCAACAACCGCCTCGCCGCCCCATCGCCCAGCCCATCACCCTCGGCGCCCTCAGCGAGGCCGCCGGACCTGGCGACGACCTCGCCACGAGCCGCGCCGGCGATCCCGGCGAGCCGGCCACGAGCCGCGCCGACAAACCCGACGATCCCCTCGCACACTGA
- a CDS encoding (2Fe-2S)-binding protein — protein MTVRPFSITVDGRSVPVVPGQTIGAALHAAGIRSWRATRFGGRPRGLFCGIGVCFDCLISVNGRAPERACLAEAAPGDEVTTS, from the coding sequence TTGACCGTCCGCCCGTTCTCCATCACGGTCGACGGCCGGTCCGTGCCGGTCGTGCCCGGCCAGACGATCGGCGCGGCGCTGCACGCGGCCGGGATCCGCTCGTGGCGCGCCACCCGGTTCGGCGGGCGGCCCCGCGGGCTGTTCTGCGGGATCGGGGTGTGCTTCGACTGCCTGATCTCGGTCAACGGGCGGGCGCCTGAACGCGCCTGCCTGGCCGAGGCCGCGCCAGGGGACGAGGTGACGACCTCATGA